tggactattcctttaaacctttGTGTGCATACAAAAGGAAGCAATCTGAAAAGATAAAACAGGGAAGTAGATATATATTACACGCCCAAGAAAACAGTAACAGGGAAATTCCAAAGTAACCTTCTCTGATTGATCAATAAGTTTAAGTACAGAACCCAGAGTCCCACGCCAaattcacgccattggttgagccagtgttgctatgtTGTATAGagcgggatgctcaaacaaagagcATTGATTTGATAGGTGTTTACACGTTTCAGTGGAAGAAACCGTGAATGGCTTCCTATTGTTGCCTCTGCATATAAAGCTGGGATATGAAAAAGTATTTCAACAGCGAAAACAGATACACTTCCGAAACAAGttttgcataaaatgtatgttacaTGCTCTGGTGAACAATAAATGCCTTACCAGTCTTTCCTCTGCAGAGAGAGCACGGAAACGCCCCATGCCTTCCTTTATAACATCCATTTCCTCAAAGTCAGGATTGTCAGCTAGAATGCTCTTCCTGTTCTCCTCAAGCCACAGCTGAAAGCCGGTTTTCGGCCTGGAGGAAATAAATTCTAGTTAGAGAGCagactgtaaacaaaacatttcttaatCTGTGCACAATACATTGGTAATCATATAAGtatcacccaaaataaaaagccATTAGTGAGTAGTTATTTTGAGATTATTGGCATTTGTCAATAATAGTGTCCTCTTtgctgattaacagaagtgttagcATAAcctttgtgtcagttccaaaatctaccggCAGCCTTCTCAACAGATTTCTGTTTTCAATTTGAGTAAATATAGAGTTAAGTGTTTATATCAATAATTTTGTAATCTCATTTAAATTTATGcaattggcagacacttttatgcaAAGCAACTTACAGCGCCCTCAATTGCATTtgctttcattaaaatgtttgtaggatgtatgcatgtatatattagcatggtaacaatttacaataaggtcatttataacatacagtacatacagtatatactacatacacactatacactattattgtatatatatatatatatatatataaaactttgctaTATAGATGTTATATCACACACTGGCTATATAGACAAGTATGTAATGCAAACAATAACAGGAGCTACCAATGAACATGacttttaacctttatttaatctGTTAGTAAACTATTCATAAATGTGTGGGGGGTTAATTATCAATACATAGAATATCAGGACTGATTTTTCTTTTATTCAGACAGTTAACCATGACAACAGTTACACATATCTATTGTTTCAACTGTACTGGATTTCACTTAAGTAAAACTTTAGATTTAGATTAGAGCTCCGAATAGTTTCTAGCAGCCTTACAAAATCATGGAACTACTGCCATCATATTATTTACCACGCCTAAAAACATTTATCTGACATAATATGAGGTGGCAAATATAATGTCTATAATGGTGCATCTCTTAATGTGATCATTGAGGTTATTCGTGAGATATCAAATGCAACCATTTTTGTCAGAACAGATTTATGAAATAATTCATTAGGCTCAAGTTTCCTAATTGCATAATGGATAAAATGGCCTTTGACATTCTCTATTCTCAAAGTTAAATAATGGTGTCCATCATTAAACAAAGACTTTGCTTCTTACTTGCTGTTTTCAGTATTCTCTGTTGATGCTGGAGGTGTTGCTACAAGAGTCTCTTTTACGGTCTCAGCTGCTGATTGGCTCTCCACCTGTTTCTTAATGCTTCCTTTAGGAATGCTCATCTGCAGCAGAGTGGCCTGCGTCTGAGAAAAACTAAATAATGTTACTTATAATCTGATGGAAATACAATGTTCTGCTATCAGAACGGAGAATTCTCAGTGGAAAAGCAGGGCTGGAGTATGTGTAAAGTGCATTacgaaagtattcagaccccttcattttgtcATGTTggagccttatgctaaaatgcttttaaaaaaaatgtacatcagtctacactccataccccataatgacaaagcaaaaactagatttttgataactttggaaatgtattaaaaagaaaaaactgaaatatcacagacataagtattcagaccctttgatgtgacacttgaaatttagctcaggtgaatcccatttctctggatcatctctgagatgtttctacactttgactggagtccacttgtggcaaattcagttgattggacatgatttggaaaggcacacacacctgtctttgataagcattttcagctgtgagaccttatagagcaaaaaccaagccatgaggtcaaaggaacttcctgcagagctcagagacaggattgtgtcgaggcacagatctggggaaggccaCAAAATAATTTAGGCTGTATTGAAGGTTTCCAAGAACACAGTGGCCTCCAaaatccttaaatggaagtttggaacaaccaggactcttccttgagctggcaaCCTGGTAAAACTGAGCAATAGGGGTAGAATTTCCTtgataagagaggtgaccaagatcctgatggtcactctggttgagctccagagattatGTGTGGAGattggagaaacttgcagaaggacaaccatcactacaacactccaccaatctgggctttatggcaaagtgtctcctcagtgcaagacacatgaaagcctgcctggtatttacaaaaataactcagtttgtgagaaacaagattctctggtctgatgaaatgaactGTTTTAACTCCAAgcttcatgtctggaggaaaccaggcaccgctcatcaccagcgtaataccatcccaacagtgaagcatggtggtggtagcatcatgctgtgggcgGTTTTTCAAcagcagggactggggactggtcagggttgaaggaaagccaaCTAAAGGAAAAtacagatatccttaatgaaaacctggtcctgagttctcaggacctcagactgggccaaaggttccaGAAAATCCTCAAATCCAGgagtgcaaagcttgtcgcataaTACCAAAAAAgattgaggctgtaatcactgctaaaggtgcttcaactaagtattgagttaaggttctgaatacttatgtcaatgtgatatttaagttttttctttttaataaatttgctaagTTAACAAAAagctggtttttgctttgtcgttatggggtatggagtgtagattgatgtgaaaaaaataaatacaaataatttaaagcattttagcataaggctgtaacataaaatgaaaaaaaaaagtgaagggatctgaatactttctgaatgcactctaTGTTTGATCAGCACACTGTACCTTGGACTTGGATTTGGGTGCCAGGGGCTTCAGGACTGGGGCTTTGCCTTGTTTTGAGTTTCCACTGAGAGCAGTAGGCTTTCTGTTGGACAATGTCATGCTGTCTAAAACATTAGTCGTTCTTGGCTGACCAGCTGGAGAGCCTGACGACTTTCCTGCAACCGATACCtgcaagtgaaaaaaaatatatttacttctttatgaccaagtgtaaatgcataCTTAACCttctattaaattaattaatagggAGAAATTCCTACCTTAAAAGGGTTTGCACGTCCTCCTCTGCTCACTATGACAAAAAAAAGCAAAGTTGTGGTTGTCAGCAGAGGCCTTTTTGAGCAGAAGCAAAGACATATGAGAATCAAGAAATAGATACCACAATCAGTTTTGATCATAAATGTATTATCACGGGTAAAcagacaaaaattaaataaaatctgtaatttgataaaataatttaaatcaaacatacattatatatatatatataatttctatatTACAACTGCTACTGATTATTGCAgtagtttttatgtttttttatatctatattaatattatttttgtatttattttcattacagtTAAATTATATTCTCATTTATTCAGGTTAACACATTTCATTTTCGATTGTTtaactaattttttttatttctcaaatgATTAGTAGCATTAGTAAATGGGGCTTCCTAATACCTGAAGTATGCTGGTCTGTATGGAATAAATAAATGGGTGTGTCCTCATAACATTCAACTCACCTGTTTTGGGAGAGGGCCTTTCAGGTGATTTTGCTCCCTTTTTGAATGGATTTAAACCTGTAATGTCAAAATTCACAAGTCAATAATTCAAGGTGAGatatttgatttaaaatgcatttcttaAGGCCAGTTCACTCTGCCCAAACACgtcaacagacacaaacacttcCAACATTCTGAAGTTGGTTGTTGTACTTAGAATGCTGAGAAACAAAACCTTCATGCTCACACTGATTCAAACAAACTTGCATCTTTGCGTGTTGTTGTACATCGAAGACAACTGACAAGGAAGAGGTTGCGAATAAGCCAAACATGCCCAATTTAACATACAAATATTATGTGCAATTTATTCAATTAGGCAATAACCTATAAAACACAACTACATTTTAAAAACGTTTTGCATTTGCTGGGAACTTATTCATTCTGAGATCTGTGTTTCATGCGAGTGAAGAGTGCTTCAGCACAAATGTATCACTTCCCATGTCTTGCCTATTTGTACATATTCCCTCACACGTGTCATCCACACAAACTGCTGAACCCAACACtaacataaaattatgttttctttaGAAAAGCACTGAATTCTTTAAGATTGCAACATTTGCAGCAATGTGATTATTCATGATTGACTGTGTTTCTTCTGCTCCATCAATGCGAGTGCGGTAGCGCGCACTAATTTTCTGTGCGTTGAAAGGAACACTTAactcattgtcatggcaatggtTCGTGAAGTAGTAAGATTACGTCAAGAGTTTTTTGGAAAATCATACCATACATTCCAAGACCCGACAAACGCTGATTAAACATGTTGGATTAGTGAAAACAGACACCAACGAACACCAAAAGGGTGATCACACTGATCCAACTAAACCTGACAAGTGCTGGATGTTGGTGTTTATTGGGGTAGTGTGAATTAGCCTTTAACCATATAGGTGTGCCTAGTCCTGTGCCTAGATGCAAATTCAAAGCTTAAACTCACAGAAAATCATGTATATTTACCATTATTGTACGGAAAACATTATTAGCCCTATAACGGTCCTAATTGAATAAACAGCACTAATGCACAGGCCATttagggtcagaaattaaggctTGCCACCAAGAATGCCCCCCCAATTTCAAAATGTGCAGGTAAAAATGcccttgtaatatatatatatatatatataaataaggcAAATCAAATTTCAAATGAACTATCTCTTTATtgaatttattaaataacattaacataTTTGACAAACGATTTACACATTtggttttaaatgattaaaaatgcCCTCATAATGACAAAAAACTTCAAATCCAGGGGGCAAGTATTGCGTTTTATTCTAAAAATTAATTTGGTAAATGGAACGTATTCTTTTCAGAGAAGCAGGCATATTTACGAGGTCTGCTGGCGTCTGTTGATTCCTCTGCATCCATTTGTTCTTCCGGTTGATATTCTTCCTCCACCTCTTCCTCATCGTTACAGCCACTCTCAACTTGTGCTTGTCTGCTGTTCATCTGATCGGATCCTCTATATTCTCTGTAGCCATGACTAAACCTACAAAACATAAAATCTCTTACATGCAAGATCATTTTCACGGTCTTTAAAaagaatattccggattcaatagaagttaagctcaatcaacagcatatgtgggataatattgattacaacaaaaatttatttcgactcgtccctccttttctttaaaaaaggcacagaggtaacagtgaggcacttacaatggaagtgaatgcaagtgattttataaaattataagcttcacatttctgtttaaaccctccaaaaatgggcccgcattcacttccattgtaagtgcggcactgtaacctccatttctgctttttttaaagaaaaggatggatgagttaaaattaatttttgttgtagtcaatattatgccacagatgctttcgattgagctgaacttgtattgaacccagaacattcctttcaaTGTTACATTTCAGGAGACTTTGGCTCACCCGATGGCATGAGTATAGCTGTTTTTTTGGGAACGGTCAAATTTCTGCAATTCCTTTAGGTGACActtgtggcacagaaatgacacacttcacctttaactaaAATAACAACTACCAATTTTACCCAGAGTTTTGAACTACACTCTGATAGGCCGGCTCTTCCTCCTCCTGCTGCTGCTCCTCCTGCAGCTGATTGGCCTTTTCCAGAGCAAGCTCATTGAGTCTCTGTGCCAGAGCCATGCGTCTAGAGCGAGACGCGTAACGGATGGCGAGCGTCACCACGCTATGAGTCATCACCTCGGCCAGCTCCACACACCGGAACTCACGCTCCAGTTTACATGACAGCTgccaggcacacacacacacacacccaaaaaaagaaaaaaaaaaaagaaacaaagcataaaaaaattacaacatgACTGGAAGGAAAGTTcatataaaaacaactttatCTGATCAAATGTGCAAGCTATTTCTGAGAAATATGACACTTACACTTAAGAAATGTTTTGATTCATGACATTCCAGAATCGTGTTACAGAAATCAGACAGAGATTAAAAACAGGCATCTACGATTGAATTTCCTGTTCTGTCCATGTGAATGACTTACAGCGAACATTTTCATTAGCAGTTCCTGCTGCTCTTTCTCAGCCCGAGTCTGGCTCTCATTGTCGATTTCATAACCGCTGGACGACAGAAACCCATAATGGTTATGGAAGAGCATGGAACGCCAGTACTGCTCCTAAAAAATAGATATAGCACAGCATTAATGTTTTGTATGATTCACAGCTGAAAACAGAAACAACAAAGTGATCATACAGTAtggcttaatatatatatatatggaatatagTGCAGGGGAGTCGTATTGACTATTTATTTTTTGAACTTTTTTTAGGAGCTTGAAAGCCCAGTTACTTTTCAATTGCGATATATAGAAAAAGCTGTGTGAAGAAAGTCAaactagtttggaacaacatgaggatcaGCACATGATGATACAAGTTTTAGTTTTAGTTGAATTTTGCCTTTAAGCATTTGAGTCAGTACCTCCATCTGGCCTTTCTCTGTAGTGGTCTGGCAATAGGGCAGTTTGAAGGAGAGGATGGCCACAGCGGGACGTGGTAAGGTGGGAGGGAAACGTGAGCCTTTACAGGGGATGCACCTGAAGAAGATGAAGACAATTCTTAGGCACAACACTTTGTTGGCTGCTTAGAAATTCCAGTCCAGATCCAAAATGAACCCACTGGAAAATTTTTGAATAACAAAAAATGAATATAAGAGAAATCCTTACCTAAGCTGCTGAGGATTCTCATGAACACCAACCACCCAGCAATGATCCGATTTGCTCTTGCAGGTGTCCCTGGTGTTACCGACAGGGGTCCATGTGTTCCCCAGGGTTCGGTTGAGCATTCGCACCACTCCCTCAGAGTCAATACAGCACGGGGTTCCTGAAAAACAATCATTATCATACAACTCTCTCAGCTGGAAATTGTAATTGTGCCATTTACTCaaccctcatgttccaaacctgtatgactttctgctgttgatcacaaaaggagattttaagcagaatattagcctcagtcactttcatcgaatggggaaaacaaaacaatgaaagtgaatggtgacagaggctaacattctgcctaaaaccTCCTTTTGTGATCAACAGCAGAAAGAAAAGTCTTAAGGGCACAacaagagtgagtgaatgatgacagaacagAGAAGGTGACTCACCCTCCGCAGTGAAGCCCATCCATGCCAGGTAGGACTTCCGTGAGAGTGGCAGCGGTTCTCCATGGATCACCTGCCTTCTCTTCCTTCCAAGCTGAAGCAGCTGAACTCCAAGGGCCTGATCTCCATCAAACCCAGTACCTGACAGAATGATAATAGATGAGAATTGAGCTTATccattttattattaaagatcAAATACCATAAATTGATTCTGCCATGTTTTCAgttaaaataaagtataaatagAAATTCAGACATACACTAGCATTTTGAAGcccaatatattttaaaaaatttggtTAGATCATTAAGACGATTTGTTTGATTCGAGTCATAGCTCAAAAGTCTGCTGTTTACCCCTGTGGCAGAACATTTACCAAAAAGAAgcttgttacattttaaatgttaaaataacaaatatatagtttaaaatttagacaaaaaattatttggacacttgatAATGGTCTCATTAAAATTACACgttcatttgttttagtttttagtttgcAATCCTTTCGTTCGCAGAACTTATTGACATTGTCTGGGCATAGAATCAACAAGTTTCTGTAAAAGCTGCAGTGAAAGATTCCTCTAGGTTTCAGCCACCAAAGTTTTCACTTCATCCACACTGCAACATCAACGATCTgacattttcttcttctttgcaTCCTataggtgctcttaatggtttgAGTCAGGGATAAATCagggctaaaaaaaaaataaagctatATCAATAactaattctcctaggtacacctggacacagtttttcttggttgttggcagataggatgttccaagccacagttcttctatctattttggctgtctcgattgcttctgtctcttcttgtagtCCCAGACTGAATTAATGATGTTGATATCcagggcctaggtagctcagcgagtattgacgctgactaccacccctggagtcgcgagttcaaatccagggcatgctgagtgactccagcctggtctcctaagcaaccaaattggcccagttgttagggagggtagagtcacatggggtaacctccttgtggtcactataatgtgtggttctcgctctcggtggggcacgtggtgagttctGCATAGATGCTATGGAGAATAGCTTGGCccccacatgtgctacgtctctgcggtaatgcgctcaacgagccacgtgataaagatgtgtggattgaccactgagacacggaggcaactgagattcggccTCGGAcacccgaattgaggtgagtcactatgccaccacgagaatTTAAGAGCGCAttcggcattccaaattagggagaaaatcaaaaaatgatgttgagatccaggCTCAGTGGGAGCCACATCAACTGTTgtagggctccttgttcttcatctattcaattctatttgcaaagggaaCATTTAAATCTAGAATTTATATTTTCTACTGATACACTAAAAGCTGAATATCTGAAATACCCATTTTAAGACTATTGTTTTTGTGAAAATATAATATGCCTCAGACTTTTAcacagtacagtatataatacTGCTCCAATGAATCACCCGTCTCATAGTTTAACTTCTAAACAGTGCTCTCCCTCACAAATGCTTTCCAAATTGGTTTGAATGAATCAATAATGAAAAGCAGTTCAAAACAAGTACTTGGTTGCAAATCGGACATTTCTAACAGCTACAAGCATCAAGCAAAATATGTGATGTGACGGGATCCACATTTCAGAACATTTTGTTTTAGCCGTGTGGTTGTTCAGGACTTTAGGACAGAGAGCGGAATACACCAATACCTCTGTGATATACTATGAGGAGCTGCTCGCCGTGTCCTGCCATGCAGACTACAGCACCAGGCAGGCTGAAGATCTCCTTCTGCACACCACCGATGGAGAACAGCCTTACCATCAGAGCACTGGTGGCCACCGCCGCCCATCCCTGACCCAAACACAACGCATGCACGTCCTCTCCTTGAGGAAGATCCACCATCCACTCCTTATGAGTGTCCCAACAAGAGAAGTGCAAACACTGGATCTTACTGTGAGGAGACAGAGGGAGTGAGATCCCATAAATAGACATAAAAAGGTGATCTCATAACAGTGTCAATTGTTTTTGCTAGCTAATTTTCTGTTGCTCTCCTTTTTATTGATGCTACATTTGTGAAATGTGTTCTTTGTTCGATAATCATTATCCAAGAGCTTTCaggctacatccaccaaactttgCACAGAcgttcagactgttctgacttcaTGTGCTATATATTTTCTAACTGACTTATGGTTTTCCCATAGCAGGCTATAAAACAATACCAAAAATACCAAAGATTCACATCCATTCATCTAGCTAGATATTTGTCTTACTACAATGTTTGTATAAAACCATCCAACTTTTAAAACTGGTTTGAACTTTCAGACAAGTCTTTGTCAAACCAGCATCAAAGATTGCATTCAATtgactaaaatgaaaaaaaatttttttttttatgcaagattgacatttaaaacattctTCAGATATGAAGATATAATCTTCAGATTAAAAACTGTGAATTTTACCAAAAGGCATGTCATTTTCATCTTTTTGATTGTGAATTTACCAGCTGATAATTTACTACTGACTAGAGGATTAGCAATTTCGCAGAAAATTTCCTTGGCAAATAGAAATAGGCAAACAGTTAAGGACAAAGGGGAAATTACACTACAAAACAAGGTTCACACCAGTTACTGCTCACTATCTGATAACAGAAGTAGTACCCCAAATCGAGCAAATTCAACAAATAAACGCAAACAAAAACGATATTTTGCTGTACATCAATTATTAACATAACACTAGCGTTTTACCTGGCAAGCTCATCTGTGCCCTCACAAGCCAGCAGCACGGCCTCCTGGGATAGGTCAACCATGGTGTGGCCAAGGGTGTTGGTGAGGTGCATGGCATGATGGATGGCTGTATCATGAAACTCCACATCAATGGCATTGTCCTGCTCGTCATTATAGCCACGAACAATACCCACGGAGTTCCacatctgagaaaaaaaaacaaggaagtGTAAGAACATACtcattaaacacaaatttaatcaTAACTCAGAAGGTGAAGATTTAAAAAAGGGTTTACAAAAATTGTCTCTTACAAAAAGGTTTCCTCACCATAAAGCGATGCATGAGGTGCACCGGGGTGGATCCTGGTTGGAAAGACCTTTGTGGTGGTGTGGGCATGGGGCCATCATAGATGGGACGGGACACAATAGGATCCACAGCAGGAAGAATGAAACTGCTGCCATCCTCTGGAAGTTTATCCAGTTTTACTGAGCCTGCATCTGTGAGGCCCATTGAGCACAGCAACATTCATATCTGAACTCAAAGTTAATGTTCTTTATATGTCAGCAATTTTGAGTAAAACTCATTTattatcattaaattgtattataccATTTAAATCTGCATTATATCAGCCACCCTATCTTCTAGAAATCAGTATCAGCCACTAAAAAACCCACATTGATGAACCACTAATCTGAAATATTAAAAGGGcttgatttatttattcccaGCAGAGAAAACCtgataaaagtacattttccttGAGTATGTCAGCTTTAAGGATTTACAATTTGCTTTGCTCATACCTCGAGAATCATCGTCCAAGAATGCGCCTCTATTCCGTGGTCTGCCAGTGGATGGCATAagatcatcgtcatcatcatcatcgtccaTGATGGCTTTCTTCACTGGAGAGTGCGAATCACTCATGCCCTCATCAAGCACCCGGTCATCATCCTCATCAAACAGGTCATCATAATCATTTGTTTCTTTACGTGCAGGTGCCTAAATATCACCAGCACCAAAAAGCATATTTACAttacaacattagttaacttaaagcatttaaaatgtttttctactCATAATAACAACCATTAAAAAGTATgaaataacattatttaatggtTAAAGAGTTTTGTGTCTTTTCGTCACTGTCTGTTTTCTTTGAGGCTTCCTATATGCAAGTGTACACGACGCAGTTTGCAAGGTTACCTTTTTAGCAGTCTAGtagataaatgcatttaaaataaatgcatatataaaacagaccaaaaatgttTATACCTCATCTTGCTAACTTGCACTTATGGGCAGgtcaaataaaatgtatgctAGCTTGAGAATGTCCCCTTCCCCTAAAACCACCTGCCTCTAACTGCAAGTAGAAAATCATCAGCTGCtcataaactaaagcctattggttGTTAAAGTAGAAAAGGGGTGGATGAGCCTTTTAATATGTCCTGCCCAAATTTCTTTTTCAATATGAAATATATCAAACTATATATAATGACCTTGGTGCTCTGGGTTGtagatgatgaggaggaggaagaggatgacACTCCTTCCAAGAGGCCGAGGCAGCCCTCAGTGTCAGTGTATGCGATCCGGCCCCCGGAGGGATGCCACGCCATACCACACACAGTGAAGCCTTTCTCATGTTTCTGTCTGTGAAACAAGATCACAAACAATATCTCCACATCACTGCAATAACTACTACCTATGACCACTGCTCTAAACCAGGGTTTTTTAAAGTCTTAATCAGTAAGCCCCCCTCAGACAAAATTTAGAAGAATGCCACCCCCCCACCTCCATTTTTTGGAGATTCATATGCAATAATTAAACATAGATCTATACCataaacaaattaatgtaaaataaGATATGctaaatgtcaaaaaatatattttcttccaCTAAAAACTCCAGgctacttttttttgttttagttttttcaagtTTTATCAGGTATTGTCATCTAGTGTTATTATCATAAAAATCATATCATCATATTTCAGGCTTTGAAGCAATTCACCAATGATGACCAATAACCTTAAATTCGGTCTGACAGACTCATTAGGCAATGCATCATATAATGGTGCGTGATTAACGACTACAAGTATTTCTACTAATATGAAActgcatttttcattattttttattcaaaataaaggTTCGTTCTTTTGACAATGGgattacttaaaggggtcattatgtctttttattattttaatgtttcttgaggttcacttatattaGTAATGTTTTTTGCTCAACTGATGTAAGATATGATCATTTTTCAAACTCATTCGCGTTTGGTTTTGGTGTTGcttttcctttaagacttgacagtaaaccgactgttgtgattggctataAGCTCTTGACTGACTTGCTCTCTCCTCttgtcatctcactgctcaccactacagTGCGGGGCTACGGTGATAAGTGAGAAGGTAAAGCAAGCGTTGATGTGTTGACTACCACAGtatgacatcacaatgtagaGAATGCAGAGTTGTTTTggtagcttggtttcaacaaatgctcttgttgcagtgaggaggaagttttaagATCTAAACTTagtgtgtttttatagtacaatgaaatcttatatgttaaaagataaaggaaaattgtattcctcatgtcatgacctctttaacTGCTTTAGTCTTCATTTGCTACAAACTTGCATCACATGAGCCAGTCTCCATCTTAAGTTCGTTACTGCACTTGCCAAACACATTGTCTTGACGACAAGATATCATGTTAAACTCGTAATAAAGGACACGCCGTGATTTTGTTCCACATATTTTCAGATTTTCTAAGTATCTGCCGCCATATGAGTTCTGGAAAATCTTTTATGCGTCCTAGATAAACTTGTACAGCCAAGTTTTCCACAGAGGTGAAAGTAGTAAAAAGACACACGTCACAACTAATTTTCTTAGTTGACTGTTTATATGCCATTTGATTTGCTCACGTCACTTACATCGTCAGCAAGCATCAGAATATCATTCTTACAATACTAAATTAACCATGTATTATGCTGCACTTCCCAATAAAGTTACCAGCTAAATGGTGACATGTCTACAGAGGCAGAATATTTGAATGAATGAACACAGGCAGAGCTATATGGCTTTATAATTCATTTGCTAGTACACAG
The Xyrauchen texanus isolate HMW12.3.18 chromosome 22, RBS_HiC_50CHRs, whole genome shotgun sequence DNA segment above includes these coding regions:
- the LOC127662241 gene encoding WD repeat and HMG-box DNA-binding protein 1-like, which produces MPCERKPMRYGHSEGHTDVCFDEDGKCIVTCGSDGDVRIWESLDDDDPKSINVGEKAYSVALKNGKLVTAVSNNTVQIHTFPEGDPDGILTRFTTNANHIAFNTSGSRVAAGSSDFLVKIVDVMDSSQQKTLRGHEAPVLSVAFDTSDEFLASSSCDGSVTVWSIESQTQVAQWKVLQKSSDVSNAKSLCRLAWQPLSGKLLAVPVDMTVQLYDRDTWTHISTLSDDLITQVVNVVVWSPCGKFLAAGTVGGNLLIWDADAKLCIERQKHEKGFTVCGMAWHPSGGRIAYTDTEGCLGLLEGVSSSSSSSSSTTQSTKAPARKETNDYDDLFDEDDDRVLDEGMSDSHSPVKKAIMDDDDDDDDLMPSTGRPRNRGAFLDDDSRDAGSVKLDKLPEDGSSFILPAVDPIVSRPIYDGPMPTPPQRSFQPGSTPVHLMHRFMMWNSVGIVRGYNDEQDNAIDVEFHDTAIHHAMHLTNTLGHTMVDLSQEAVLLACEGTDELASKIQCLHFSCWDTHKEWMVDLPQGEDVHALCLGQGWAAVATSALMVRLFSIGGVQKEIFSLPGAVVCMAGHGEQLLIVYHRGTGFDGDQALGVQLLQLGRKRRQVIHGEPLPLSRKSYLAWMGFTAEGTPCCIDSEGVVRMLNRTLGNTWTPVGNTRDTCKSKSDHCWVVGVHENPQQLRCIPCKGSRFPPTLPRPAVAILSFKLPYCQTTTEKGQMEEQYWRSMLFHNHYGFLSSSGYEIDNESQTRAEKEQQELLMKMFALSCKLEREFRCVELAEVMTHSVVTLAIRYASRSRRMALAQRLNELALEKANQLQEEQQQEEEEPAYQSVVQNSGFSHGYREYRGSDQMNSRQAQVESGCNDEEEVEEEYQPEEQMDAEESTDASRPRLNPFKKGAKSPERPSPKTVSRGGRANPFKVSVAGKSSGSPAGQPRTTNVLDSMTLSNRKPTALSGNSKQGKAPVLKPLAPKSKSKTQATLLQMSIPKGSIKKQVESQSAAETVKETLVATPPASTENTENSKPKTGFQLWLEENRKSILADNPDFEEMDVIKEGMGRFRALSAEERLIWTERAKGDSDPKKRKREEGKEMVENADADEGSVKKKKPLDTSAKLSAFAFNK